In Urechidicola croceus, a single window of DNA contains:
- a CDS encoding glycosyltransferase, protein MIIRYTLFNDDEFGNGALKRTHQISTILSKVDREVVTVSKYPKLHLGKSVISRLKIGRNYYSFFGIKMFNRKKLVEKAIDIISWKQWLLELQKNEKKLIVVYELSYYADYSLIFACVQLGIKIIGLPHNLESLVYRQKSILSNKIAPNWFNEEIKLLGLFSEIYTISREEQWLLNLYNINANYLPYYPSKKVIKNCLKIRKLRTSTDKDFILSLGSASNPPTLEGFKELVSYYEESKIKEDLVIAGFDTERLKEHFTNFPPNIKLKGSLNNSELELALVTCKAIIIYQKPSTGALTKIPELLLCGIPVICNNVTARTYFNLEGVTLFNSKNQLKTILKNKLVVSKMKDISFDYYYDFLKEFKIKI, encoded by the coding sequence ATGATAATTAGATATACTTTATTTAATGATGATGAATTTGGTAATGGTGCTTTAAAGCGGACTCATCAAATTTCTACTATTTTATCAAAAGTTGATAGAGAAGTGGTAACAGTTTCTAAATATCCAAAATTGCATTTAGGAAAAAGTGTTATAAGTAGATTGAAGATTGGTAGAAATTATTATTCCTTTTTTGGAATAAAAATGTTTAATAGAAAGAAATTAGTTGAAAAAGCTATTGACATAATTTCATGGAAGCAATGGCTATTAGAACTTCAAAAAAATGAAAAAAAACTTATAGTTGTATATGAACTATCTTATTATGCAGATTATTCTTTAATATTTGCATGCGTTCAATTAGGAATTAAAATTATTGGTTTACCGCATAATTTAGAATCTTTAGTTTATAGACAAAAATCCATACTGTCTAATAAAATAGCACCTAATTGGTTTAATGAAGAAATTAAATTATTAGGATTGTTCTCAGAAATATATACAATATCAAGAGAAGAACAATGGTTATTAAATTTGTATAATATAAATGCAAATTATCTACCTTATTACCCATCCAAAAAAGTAATTAAAAACTGTTTGAAAATTAGAAAACTTAGGACGTCAACTGATAAAGATTTTATTTTGAGTCTAGGTTCAGCTTCAAATCCGCCAACTTTGGAAGGATTTAAAGAACTAGTAAGCTATTATGAAGAATCAAAAATAAAAGAAGATTTAGTTATTGCTGGTTTTGATACTGAAAGATTAAAAGAACACTTTACAAATTTCCCTCCAAATATAAAATTAAAAGGATCTTTAAATAATAGTGAATTAGAATTAGCACTTGTAACTTGTAAGGCTATTATTATTTATCAAAAACCATCTACTGGTGCACTTACCAAAATCCCAGAATTATTATTATGTGGTATTCCAGTAATTTGTAATAACGTTACAGCTAGAACTTATTTTAATTTAGAAGGAGTTACACTCTTTAATTCTAAAAATCAACTTAAAACTATTTTAAAAAACAAGTTAGTTGTTAGTAAAATGAAAGATATATCTTTTGATTATTATTATGACTTTTTAAAAGAATTTAAAATAAAAATATAA